Proteins from a single region of Belliella baltica DSM 15883:
- a CDS encoding HesB/IscA family protein, translating into MIIPVSITSKAQEEIKNIITNKNIPKDYSLRIGVKGGGCGGMSYALGFDKLKEGDQQFILEDIPVLIEKKHVMFLMGMEIDFYEGNDARGFTFINPDIPKRHDAE; encoded by the coding sequence ATGATTATACCAGTTAGCATCACTTCCAAGGCACAAGAAGAAATCAAAAACATCATTACCAATAAGAATATCCCAAAAGATTATTCTTTGAGGATTGGGGTCAAAGGTGGTGGATGTGGAGGAATGTCTTATGCACTTGGCTTTGATAAACTTAAAGAAGGTGATCAGCAATTCATTTTAGAAGATATCCCAGTATTGATAGAAAAAAAACACGTGATGTTCCTAATGGGGATGGAAATAGACTTTTATGAAGGAAATGATGCCAGAGGTTTTACTTTTATCAATCCAGATATTCCAAAAAGACATGATGCAGAGTAA
- a CDS encoding 3-keto-disaccharide hydrolase has protein sequence MTKRLFIFTLALASIIWSCGQSTNSNEEEVLEVKDFGSDWIQLFNGEDLNDWIIKISKHKLNENFGNTFRVEDGLLKVRYDQYEKFDNQFGHIFYKNPYSYYLLKVEYRFVGEQAGGGESWATRNSGAMLHSQDPATMLVDQDFPISIEGQMLGGDGENPRPTSNLCTPGTNVVMDDELFTPHCVTSTAKTYHGEEWVIAEFLVLGDSVVHHIMEGEKVLTYYKPQIGGGNVNPFDPAVKVDGQLLKSGYISLQSESHPIDFRKVELFDLDPYSESKEKLQEVIDIITKE, from the coding sequence ATGACAAAACGATTATTTATTTTCACGCTTGCGCTAGCATCCATTATATGGTCTTGTGGTCAATCTACAAACTCTAACGAAGAAGAGGTTTTAGAAGTAAAAGATTTTGGAAGCGATTGGATTCAGCTCTTTAACGGTGAAGATTTGAATGACTGGATTATAAAAATTTCAAAGCACAAGTTGAATGAAAATTTTGGAAATACTTTTCGTGTTGAAGATGGGTTATTGAAAGTTAGGTATGATCAATATGAAAAATTTGACAATCAGTTTGGACATATTTTTTATAAAAATCCTTACTCATATTATTTATTGAAGGTCGAATATAGATTTGTCGGAGAGCAGGCAGGAGGTGGAGAATCTTGGGCGACAAGAAATAGTGGAGCTATGCTTCATTCTCAAGATCCAGCAACCATGTTGGTAGATCAAGATTTTCCTATTTCTATAGAGGGACAAATGCTTGGGGGAGATGGAGAAAATCCAAGACCTACGAGCAATCTTTGTACTCCAGGAACAAATGTAGTTATGGATGATGAATTATTTACTCCTCATTGTGTCACTTCAACTGCCAAAACCTACCACGGGGAAGAATGGGTGATAGCTGAATTTTTAGTTTTAGGAGACTCCGTAGTCCATCATATTATGGAAGGAGAAAAAGTATTGACATATTATAAGCCTCAAATTGGAGGTGGAAATGTTAATCCATTTGATCCTGCAGTAAAAGTTGATGGTCAACTTTTGAAATCAGGATATATCTCTCTCCAAAGTGAAAGTCATCCAATTGATTTTAGGAAAGTAGAGTTGTTTGATTTAGATCCTTATTCAGAAAGTAAAGAAAAACTACAAGAAGTAATCGATATCATCACAAAAGAATAA